DNA from Prunus persica cultivar Lovell chromosome G6, Prunus_persica_NCBIv2, whole genome shotgun sequence:
gCAGTTCcatgttgctgctgctgcttctgttGCCATTGTTGCTGAAGGTGTTCGAATCCCAAGTGGATGAATTATCAGAGGGGAGGCTGATGGAAGGCTTCACACGTGTGGGGGGAGTTGTGAAGATTGATGAGCTTGATGACATGGTTGGAAGAAGACTTGGTGTCATGCTAGAACTGAAGTCTACCGGTAGCATCTCAGAAGACCTTGGATTTTGATTGAGGAAGCTGAAAGTGGTATTTGGATTTACTGCTAGCCCCATATCTGATCCATAATTGGATTGGTTTTgatgaaaagagaaataccCCACCAAATCATAGGGCCTGCAACTGCTGGTGGAGCCTTCATGTGAGGTGGTACAAGCTCTGTCCAGGAAGAACTCTTGGGTGGGTGGATTAACAGCAGTCAAAttcttgctgctgctgctgctgccatTGTTACTGTTGTTGTTGAGGACCTTGGAGCTGGAAGAAACCTCAACCGGGTACCGGTTTTCGGAGACTGCAGGTGGCTTTGAATTCACTGCCTCAGCAAGATTGAGTTCATTTGATCCCACAGAGGCTTTCTCATTGCTTTTGTAGGTTGGGGAGAGCTTGCTAATCTCTTTGTCATCTTGATCAAGTACCTCTGAGAGTGGTTTGTGAGTGTTGGGGTCAATGCCTCTTTGTCTCAGCTTCTTCTTAATGCAGGAATTCCATAAATTCTTTATCTCATTATCTGTCCTTCCAGGTAACTGAGCAGCAATCTGAGACCATCTGACATGTAGCAGCAGAATTGATTTTATTAATTGCCCAGAAGATGaattgaagaaggaaaaagaaaaaccaagttaACATAAAGTACCTGTTTCCAAGAACTGCATGAAGTTCTATTATCAAATTCTCTTCTTGCTGTGAGAATGGGCCTCTCTTCAAATCAGGCCTCAGGTAATTTATCCACCTTAACCTGCAACTCTTCCCACACCTTTGTAGACCTGCCAATATATCATACCACATGTCACATAAAGAGAAAGACCTCTAATTTTGTTCCCTTAATTTGCAAATTAAAAGACAAATTAGAGTACCTGCTAGCTTAGGCACTGAGCTCCAGCAGCCATGACCATGCTTGGTGATGTAATTGAGAAGCTTATCATCCTCCTCAGGAGACCAGAGGCCTTTCCTTAGCTTCTGCTTGTAGCAACAAGAGTGCCTCCCCATGTGGAGTCCAAGACACCTGCAATGCTGGCAGAAACTTTATAAAAGTGGCTAAGTTTTTTGTATAGAGAGCCTGATGTGAATTTGTCAGCAACAGGAGAGGAGGCTTTGATATGTATGCTTTCTAGGAAGTGAAGTGGTGGAATTTgagaacagagagagaggacagagagagagagatgataaggagttaagaaaatgaaatggcAGCCTGGTAGGGAATCAATTTAATAGGAGGAGCCTCAAAGAGAGAAGTCACATTCATGAGGGTGATTGGAGATTGTAGTTTGAAAATTAGTGAAATTGGCTAAAATagcctctctttttttcacaatttctattcTAAAATAGTCTCCTTTGCATTAAAGAGGTACTATAGGGACGATAAAAAGACACTATGAGACGGGGACTATTATAGAAtaaaagttgtaaaaaaaGGCTATTTTAGCACAAACCCCTTTGAATTaacatttcatttttcttgagTTTGGTTCCTCTACTTTCTACTGCAGGGTCCAAGTCAGCTTCTTGAACTACAAACAGTGGGCTCCACCGCTATCCGACGGTCCAGATTGCAACTGAAAGTGCCTAGTTGATGGATAGGATCATATGAGTGAGATGGAGCTCCAATTATTTGACTTTGACAAGTCTCATCAAGGTTTGAGAATTTAAGAATTTGGCTTCACTTCTTGAGCATTTGTTGAAAGATATATAATCCGTCCATGGAAAAGCTTGgactaggaaaaaaaaaaacttgtctTAGAGGCGCGTGTTAATTAAGTTTTTAGGTGATGAAAATGAACCAGTCTACAAAACATATTTggtaaaaatggaaaatgacaACTCTTTAGTTCGTATTGAGTTTTAAGCAATACCCTATTTCATCAAACTCTATCCAAAGATTCTTAACACAAAAACAGCCACGTGAATTGGAAAAGGGAAAATTTCTCTTGAAAAGAAATCTCCATGACTAGTATCCTTTGCTAATATAGGCTAGTGTAATAAATGAATGATAACTAAGGCTCAAAGTGTCCGTTATTTTAGAAACGTCTTCTACGCTTGTAAACCAtttcatattatgttgttagaTTGTTAATTTGAATAGTTGATCAAGTAAATTCTTGCGTAtgatttaacccttatttatcATAAGATttgtatgataaatatttttttaattatatgtaTTATTAAAAGTAGAAAACTCCATTGCTACACACCCCTTTATTGACTAACTTTTCTGTGAGATACTTCTCGTATTATATTgacctcccttttttttttcttttggctttctGCGTAATTTCCCCAAATCATGATTACTTTGAAAAGTTTCATAATTGATTGCAAAAGAATGAATATTTCAAGATATAGCTAAGAAATTGGGGTCTATTTATGCTTTCCTAGAAAATCACTCAAATCCTGCCAAGTCCTCTGTCATGCATCCCTTGTTTTCCAATTTacctcttaattttctttccatttcattCAGTCTTCTGACTTCATTAGCAACTTGTATTACTATGTGTAATACCAATTAAGGGTATGAAAATATGAAAGAAGTAACTACTAATTACAGGCACAttctttttatattgaaaatgaCAATAAATAATGACAAAGGCATAGCTGTCCTTTACTTGGTTGATTATGTATTTTAAAATCTGAATGAAGACAAATTGGttgaattattaaaattatttgcaTCAGATGAGCTCTCACAACAATATATCAGTTCATTTAAGACAATTTGTTTTTACCATTCTGTATGAGTTTGTCTATATGGGcaaaaacataagaaaaagaCCTACAACTTTTGTTGGCAGAGGCTTCTATTGGACAATTTTGGTATTATGAATGATACAgttgcattatttttctttagtaTAAGCGATTGGGGGAAGGGGGTGCCTCGGAGTTTCGAACCTCTGCTCACATGAGTGGAGATGGAAGAGCTCAACCTACTGAGCTATCCCCACTGGCATACAATTGCATTATTGGAGTGAAGCAAAATATACAGTGGCAAATGTTGTACGCTAGGACCTTAAAATGGTATAtgaacaaattaaattaatcttcTTTATAATAGTACAGATAAGCTAAATTAATgtaaaaaccagaaaaagagaaaagcaaaagccaaaataaGGTGACGACTAAAGTATGTATATATCTCCTTTTTATAGTTCTGGATGGCAGAATATTCTATGTGCAGAGTATGCATGGCATACAAACATCCAAACAGgtgaataataaataattttcccAAATAAATTAACAATTTCCTTAAACACATTCCAAATTTTTAGAAAGAGGTTTAATctactaataataataataataataataacttcttctttttcttttctgtgaTAGCCTGTCAAGTTGTTCTTGTATTATGAAGCTTCCCTTGACCTTAGCAATGTCTGAATTCAGAACATTTTAAAAATGGTTCACAGACCCCATGAGAAGATGCTTGTAATCTCCATGCCTCATCATGAACCATATGAGCTGTTCTTATGAAGTCAACTATTGTTACATGTTTATTCCCTTGTTCTTTTTGCTTGATATATCATATGTTTATTAGTCTGTCGGCTTTGCTGTCATTTCTATGCTTTCACttttatttaatcaattaattatcTGCATATTGAAACTGGTTTTATCTGTGTGTTTACTTCCTAacttataataatttttatctttttgacCCTCCATTCTAGGGAATGAAAATCTCTGTCTTCTGTCCTCAAATGATTGGcaggtttttaaaatttcgtAGCCCGCTGTACATGTAACTTCTTTCATCTTGGTTAAATTAATGAGGCAACTGCGGAGTAATTTTTCGATGTAACCGTAACATCACAAAATCTTGTAAACGAGTTTATTTATGTTGAcattgatgaagatagtgGTCTGTTAACGGAGTAATTTTTCGATGAAACCATAACACCGCAAAATCAGGTGAACAGACTTATTCAAGTTGATATTGATGAAGATATAGTGTTTACATTACTGTGCAGTCGTCACCAAGAACAATAGGTGCATATTAAGGGGTGTCTCTTAAGCACTTTGAGTAATCATGGCCAGACAAAGCTTGGGACAGATCTAATCCAAAATCGCTTCGAGAAATTAATGTGCATTTGTATATTACAAGTTGCTGAGCTGGATTTTGGGTAGGGAAGGTTGAATTGAATGAATATACTCGAGAACTTAACCATATGAAGGCAAGACATTGGTCCCCCAAGTTTAGCAGTTGCAAGGAAGAACACATCAAAATTGAACTTGCATTAAGAAAAAAGGGTTTTTGTGGGGCTTTGCTAATCAATATTTCTACCCTTTAATTAATCCTAGCTTATTATATTGGTCCACAGTGCACCATGccataaaggagaaaaagagaacCGTTGAGTAGAAGAAGGCCTAATCTGCAAGCCTTTTGCAGCAGAGAGAGTTGTGTGGTGATGTGATGTAAAatcaataatttattatttataatttttttttttataggggGGAGACAGTGACTTTGTTTATTCAACAGTCATCACAACACCATCATTGTGTTGAGAGCTTTCCCTTAAACTCAAtgcatttttctctttcttttttctttgttttctcatCTTTTTGCATGTTTCTAAATctgtattaattaaattaccCTCTATAAGTGTGTCATGGTTTCTCTGTTGATTTGAAGTCATTAGCATTGAGTCATAATTTCGACCAAGTGAAAAAGATCAGTGAACAGTTTTTGGTACATCAGCATTGTGTCACAAGTTAAGTTTCACATCAGGTAAGAATGAGTTTGATCTTGTGGTAATGATGGTGTAGGCCGGAAGCATCACCTAACATGCTAGTCTTTCGGGTTGGATGACAAGCCTCCCGGCTTGTGACTAACGGTATCAGAGGGGGCCTAAATCCGTTACGTGGAGTCACGCAACTAGTTTTTGTGATCTAGCTAGACAGAAAAGTGATATGTAACAACGTTAACAACTTAACATACATGTAGTTGGTTATCTACTctcattattttcttcattctgTACAAGATAGAGCCCTTTTGCACCAGTTGATTCTTGTGAGCTCCACTTTACAGAAATCTTCCACTCAAGGGTTTTCCAGAATTCAGACTACTTGAGGCATATATATTCTGTGGAAAGAAGATTGGCTAGTCTTATCAAATTTAGTTCTCTGTATCTTAGACAAAGTGTGAGTCATCAAGTGGGCTGGTTTTGACAACTATTAGTACTACTTTAACAAATTCATCATTTAAGCAAGTGTAAATTATACCATCTAATTAAGTAAAGAAAAGGCACTGATGCAAAAGGCCTGGTTGATGGGAAATTTGTAAATGAAATTCATGGAAAGAAAGATTTGGAAGATCATAATTAGAAAAGAAAGTCATTGAAATGGAGGGAGACACAATCCATACGCCCTTGAAAGATGGAGATGCCCTCTTTTGCATTATCCCGGAAGCCATCTTTTCATAAGCTTAATTCAAAAACAGACAACTAATTGACAGTCAAGAAGAGCAAACCTTGCTCCATATACCACAGAATGACACCTTGTATTGCTCAATAAATTCTTTTTAACTACAGATGTTTATTTCCATCCAAGCAAATTAAGGCAGCAGCCAATCTTCTGCCCACATTTTCTCTCCTAAAGTTTGCAAAACCAGGACAGCAGCCGAAAAATTTTCCTGATTCTTGggatttttgttgggttttttgtGATTAAGCATGTTTCTGCATTAAGATTTGTGAGTGAGGACATATCTTTTTAGCCATTGCCCAAATTTTATGGCTAGAAATTGGTACAACATGGAAAACACAGgtgagaaggaaaaagaaaatgtgggGAAACACTCCACATTGTGTTGCTGGGCAAATGGATCTAATAGAGCCTTGAAAGGTTACATTTGAGATGACCTTAATGTATCTACTCAATTGGCCCATTTGCGCCAGTTGGAAACATAAGCACATGGCTATCTCATGAGATTTAGTTAAATCACAACTAAACTTAATTATCTTGTCAGAGagtgtgatgatgatgatagaAACATGAGCATCAGCATCATGAGCCATGACGTTTTCTTGATTGCCATATAGGGAAGCTTAAGATCTCAAAAACAATCATGATTAAGTAAAAATGCCACTGTTCTTTACCATTAATCCCCGtgtattagtttttttttaatagcttATTAGCAACACTTAATCATGCAGAAAAGGGATGTAGCCCTTGATTTGTGTCAAGTTAAATTACAGAGTACATTGGGCAATTGACTTTAACAAGAAGGCAACATTATAAGAAGTGTGTTTGAAAGCCATTTAATTAATCCCATCAATTATCAAAAAGCTTTGTCTGGTTGAAATGCTCCCCTTTGTACCCCATCCTTGAATAATTAcatctttgcttttgctttatagTGGGAAATGATAGTCAACTTTCTTGCCTCAGTTACATCATTACTTCTAATTTTGGGGGAGAGCCCCTGCCCTTAATGAACTGTTTGAGATTCTAATGGGAATGCTATGAGAAATTGAGCCTTTCTCAATCAGTGTGCTTTTGAGAACTGATGGCATACTCTCATTGGTGCTTTCCTTAACAGATTTTGATTAAAGGTGTctaatcaaatttattatgaaaaaaagaggagaaataGGAGGTCCATGACAGATTTTCAAAATCTAATCCATCACAGTACTATGACCTAATTGGTAAATCCATCCCTTCCTATATCTCATTGGCAAAACATTTGATAGCTATAGTAGGTGGCGGCTAGCCGTTAATATACATAAATTCTACTATAAATGCATATGAATGGTTGACAATCATTCACACACACGTATGGTGAATGCATCTAGCATTCGCCtcgatattattatttttccttgaCCACCCTTCACATGTACCATTTGCCCAACATGGCATAACCCTTTCATTAGCACAGCCTACTTAGAAACTGACACTTGGTTAGGGCTTCCGCACTTTTTTGGCTTTGGTTTACAGTCTAGAAGAAGCACCAGCATTATGCTTAAAGTTACACTTGGTGTCAGTAGAAAACCCATTGTTAAGCAGATTCCAGGCTAGCGTTTGAATCTTGTTATCCAGCATGCAATTTTATAAGTTATGAAATTACATTTTGAAAGGTTCTAAGTTCAAAGATAATTGAATCAATGGActgtttgaactttgaaacaAACCATCTAATGGTGGTGAGGACCTCATCtaaggccctcactatagaattctacCCTAATTGTGTATTCGGAACACTCAAAAATTACTCCATGGTGATGGTGATATCAATCGGATCTCTTCTTAGAGTCTTGGTCTGCATCTTGGtttacacaaaaataaaaagaaaaagagaagaaaaaaaaacattatggATATAAAGTCTCTGAAACGCAAAAATCgagatgaaaacaaaaaggccCAAACCCAAATTCCTAACAATCTTAGACTTGCAGAAGTTCTAAATGCTACAGTCGTCTTTAATTTttgggaaggaagaaaagcCTCATGGCTATGAAGCTTGCCATGCCATCTGCATCGATGCCCTCAAACAACTTCTGGGCTTTTGGTCTACGAGGGTCGTACttcttttgaaataaaaagagaacgCTCATCAACATGAAGCCTTTGCACCTGAGGCCCacagttctttttctttttaaatttggtGGGCTCAGTTGTTAGCCACATGCTtcactttttccttttttcttctttttctctctctttttgatTCTTTTGCATATGAAAGGTtaataaaaagtttaccaaCAAAGTC
Protein-coding regions in this window:
- the LOC18772237 gene encoding transcription factor MYB86 encodes the protein MGRHSCCYKQKLRKGLWSPEEDDKLLNYITKHGHGCWSSVPKLAGLQRCGKSCRLRWINYLRPDLKRGPFSQQEENLIIELHAVLGNRWSQIAAQLPGRTDNEIKNLWNSCIKKKLRQRGIDPNTHKPLSEVLDQDDKEISKLSPTYKSNEKASVGSNELNLAEAVNSKPPAVSENRYPVEVSSSSKVLNNNSNNGSSSSSKNLTAVNPPTQEFFLDRACTTSHEGSTSSCRPYDLVGYFSFHQNQSNYGSDMGLAVNPNTTFSFLNQNPRSSEMLPVDFSSSMTPSLLPTMSSSSSIFTTPPTRVKPSISLPSDNSSTWDSNTFSNNGNRSSSSNMELQSNNNNNNSNSFFDSSAAAFSWGLPEPVKSDDAEEIKWSEYLHSPFLMGTTTTAIQNHHQAFQHNNTYTHDQVKPETSQFLSNSSSATTTTSTWHHQNQQAFQASEMCTKDLQRLAVAFGQTL